Below is a window of Phoenix dactylifera cultivar Barhee BC4 chromosome 7, palm_55x_up_171113_PBpolish2nd_filt_p, whole genome shotgun sequence DNA.
ACCCAATGAATGCAACAAGCTTGAAACAGTAAGTGGTTCCTCAGACTGCAAAAAGCAAAAAGTAGTAATATTACAAACAAATTTAGGACATGTAGCTTATAAACAACTAAATACATTGcacataattcttataggaGAAAAGTAAGCATATCAACTATTTAAAGACATCCATTTCCTTAAAAACTATTTGAAGTACACGAACAGTCCATTAGCATGTTTTCTATACATGTTTGCACCGATGGGAAAAAAACCATGAGTTAGTAGGCATACATAGAAAAGTGCTCAGAAATTATAAATTATCCAATTGAAGGTTCATAATTTCATATGTAATGAATGAAGTTGGAAGAAAAGCagactactttcttcttcaacttttgCAAGTCAAGGTTCTAGAAAATCAGAGACTCTGTCTAAAATATTGTAAAGTATTTGTGTTTTTTTAAGAAATACTGTGCGAGTGCTATCTTCCAGGTTCAAACCTGGGACCACTTCCCAACTTATGCACTGAGAGCAGTGCCAATTGGTGGCCCGAAGTCCAATTGGTGGAAAACACACCAatgctctctctctatatatatatagagagagagacacacacacacacacacacacttacTTTATGTAAGATATTCTAGAATACAGATTACTAAAAATCTGCTAGTTTTTATAGAAAAAGTTATCCCATCTGTATCAATTTCTCATTTATTTTCTTGAGAGAAGTAAAATTAATTGGAGCAATCCAGAACAAGTTTCATCTCAGCCgatattttaataatatcagACTCTTACAAATACTAATATGatacatccaaaatttcagcgACTCAACCTTTATCATCTCAGCTGAGTCGCCAGATACATCAGTCAATATGAtatcaaaatatcagctgagtcTTCTAATCTCATTTTACAAttgtaaaataatatttaagTCTGTTTATTAGCAATTCTAgttcagaagaaagaaaaaaattataagaaatTAAAAGACATACTACAGAAGGGCTTTTCGGTACGATGGCCCCCGGTGGAGGAGCTCGAGCAACAGGTTTTGCAGTATCTGCAGGAACTGTAGCTTTGCTCATACAAGGCATGGGTCGTGAAGCATCAGTTACATTTTTTGTCATTAAACTTGAAGGTCTTGAAGCATCAATAGATCTTACTGGTGGAACATAACGCAGCTCATCATAATTCCTTGGAGGGGACATACCCCTTGAAGCACCTGCAAGTCTATCTGGAGATCTATGTCTTAGCCCTTTCAAAGAATAAGAATTTCTCACAGAATCCAGCCGGAGCAAATCATCTGCACTTCTTGTAGGAGGAATTCGCTTTGCTGGGCCAGAGGCCCTTGAATCTGGTACATGTTGATATAAATCATATCTCAATGAATTATGGGTGCTCCGAGAAAGCTTTTCACGAAGGTCAACATCTCTGCCATGAGATAAACTTTTATTCAAAAGTTTCAATCGCAGATCATCTTGGCCAACCCGACGATCTTTATATGATTAAGGTAACaacataagaaaaagaaaacaagtcaGACAAAAATCTGTTAGACATAACGATTGAAATGGATACTGAATTTAATCGGCTTGCCATCATTCAGATCACCATTACCCAAGCTCAGAATATGATTATTTGTTCGTTGGCTGCAACAAATAAGACTTCCCATTATcaggaaaataaaatttgatataCAATTAGACATGATTAGTATTGCTTAACCACTAAAACatctaatgaaagaaaaaagagcaaATTATGTATCAGGAAACTGATAGATGAATAGCATACAAGTTTCTGGAAAATCATTGCCAAAAGCTCTAGTTCATGATTCAATTAATGAATATCCAAATGCATGAGGTGCAACCCATATCACTACAGCCAAATGTCAGGATGCATGATACACAGCAAACAACTATTTGATCAATACACAAGTATGGATGAGCCAGATCGTTGGTCATTCATTCTGTAACCTCCTATAAAAGCAAAGTGTTTGCCAATTTTCAGTAccataaaccaaaaaaaaaacgacAATGCAAACGGATAAAAAGTTCAAGATTGGAATTTctagtaattaaaaaaaaataaacaagaaaagaagTAAAGAATAAATTTGCAACTAAAGGAGCCAACTGTCAGGAGAGGAACCAAACAGAGTCTAGAGCACAGAGAAATTCTGTTCATGGATGTAAGCATAAAGATTAGAGCACCATACGTATATAGATAAATAGAAACAAATGCAGGCATagatgtgtgtatatatatatatatatttatgaagAATTAGATCCACAAAATATAGATGTGTACATACAGATGCAACTGTGCATTGTCCAATATGATAGTAGAGCTGTCCTTTTCTCCCCATTTACTTAACAAAGC
It encodes the following:
- the LOC103710016 gene encoding uncharacterized protein LOC103710016 isoform X4, with protein sequence MSARPQVTITLGRSGQVVKRERPTSDVSHPDDMPSSAGKRPVRERLGSNMDNSDLYGSQYKNKRQRTNNHILSLGNGDLNDGKPIKFNRRVGQDDLRLKLLNKSLSHGRDVDLREKLSRSTHNSLRYDLYQHVPDSRASGPAKRIPPTRSADDLLRLDSVRNSYSLKGLRHRSPDRLAGASRGMSPPRNYDELRYVPPSEEPLTVSSLLHSLGLGKYAILFQVEEVDMTALRQMGDSDLKELGIPMILILKVNTWKSKPTVIRLVV
- the LOC103710016 gene encoding protein bicaudal C homolog 1 isoform X2, whose amino-acid sequence is MSARPQVTITLGRSGQVVKRERPTSDVSHPDDMPSSAGKRPVRERLGSNMDNSDLYGSQYKNKRQRTNNHILSLGNGDLNDGKPIKFNRRVGQDDLRLKLLNKSLSHGRDVDLREKLSRSTHNSLRYDLYQHVPDSRASGPAKRIPPTRSADDLLRLDSVRNSYSLKGLRHRSPDRLAGASRGMSPPRNYDELRYVPPVRSIDASRPSSLMTKNVTDASRPMPCMSKATVPADTAKPVARAPPPGAIVPKSPSVSEEPLTVSSLLHSLGLGKYAILFQVEEVDMTALRQMGDSDLKELGIPMGPRKKILLAVLAHSKQRHR
- the LOC103710016 gene encoding uncharacterized protein LOC103710016 isoform X1, producing MSARPQVTITLGRSGQVVKRERPTSDVSHPDDMPSSAGKRPVRERLGSNMDNSDLYGSQYKNKRQRTNNHILSLGNGDLNDGKPIKFNRRVGQDDLRLKLLNKSLSHGRDVDLREKLSRSTHNSLRYDLYQHVPDSRASGPAKRIPPTRSADDLLRLDSVRNSYSLKGLRHRSPDRLAGASRGMSPPRNYDELRYVPPVRSIDASRPSSLMTKNVTDASRPMPCMSKATVPADTAKPVARAPPPGAIVPKSPSVSEEPLTVSSLLHSLGLGKYAILFQVEEVDMTALRQMGDSDLKELGIPMILILKVNTWKSKPTVIRLVV
- the LOC103710016 gene encoding uncharacterized protein LOC103710016 isoform X3, with the protein product MSARPQVTITLGRSGQVVKRERPTSDVSHPDDMPSSAGKRPVRERLGSNMDNSDLYGSQYKNKRQRTNNHILSLDRRVGQDDLRLKLLNKSLSHGRDVDLREKLSRSTHNSLRYDLYQHVPDSRASGPAKRIPPTRSADDLLRLDSVRNSYSLKGLRHRSPDRLAGASRGMSPPRNYDELRYVPPVRSIDASRPSSLMTKNVTDASRPMPCMSKATVPADTAKPVARAPPPGAIVPKSPSVSEEPLTVSSLLHSLGLGKYAILFQVEEVDMTALRQMGDSDLKELGIPMILILKVNTWKSKPTVIRLVV